The Anaerolineae bacterium genome window below encodes:
- the mtaB gene encoding tRNA (N(6)-L-threonylcarbamoyladenosine(37)-C(2))-methylthiotransferase MtaB, with the protein MRIYLETLGCRLNFSEMERLARELSARGLHVVQAPSDADVCVLNTCAVTTTAEAKSRALARALARANPHARLAITGCYATLAPTTVQRLPQVRLVVDNREKERLADLLALWAEELPHRPADEVFRPDCPPFAATRTRAFVKVQDGCNNRCTFCIVTVARGEERSRPLAAVVNEINALVAEGYQEAVLTGVHLGAYGRDLGTNLASLVRAILRQTRLPRLRLSSLEPWDLGPDFFDLWRESEGRLCPHLHLPLQSGCDATLRRMARRYTTASYARLVECARERIPHLTITTDIIVGFPGETDEEFQQSLRFVESMRFAHLHVFPYSPRPGTAAARMKGQVPEAVKRERSAVMRDLDARSGREVRRAQLGQVRPVLWEGDGQPLLGTDQRVWTGLTDNYLRVLTMMPADVGLHNRITPVRLDQLEGDALWGKVIEVTN; encoded by the coding sequence ATGCGGATATATCTGGAGACGTTGGGGTGTCGCTTGAACTTTAGCGAGATGGAACGGTTGGCGCGTGAGCTCTCGGCCCGCGGCCTTCACGTGGTGCAGGCGCCTAGCGATGCGGATGTCTGCGTGTTGAACACATGCGCAGTGACCACGACGGCTGAAGCGAAATCGCGCGCGCTGGCGCGCGCCCTGGCTCGGGCTAATCCTCATGCGCGCCTAGCTATCACCGGCTGTTATGCCACCTTGGCACCGACCACCGTTCAGCGGCTGCCACAAGTGCGCTTGGTCGTGGACAATCGCGAAAAAGAGCGGCTGGCCGACCTGCTGGCTCTATGGGCGGAGGAACTCCCCCATCGACCGGCAGATGAGGTGTTCCGACCGGATTGTCCGCCTTTTGCTGCTACGCGGACCCGCGCTTTCGTCAAAGTGCAAGACGGCTGCAACAATCGTTGCACATTCTGTATCGTCACAGTCGCCCGCGGCGAGGAACGCAGCCGGCCTCTCGCTGCGGTGGTGAACGAGATCAACGCCCTGGTCGCCGAGGGATATCAAGAGGCAGTGCTCACCGGCGTGCATTTAGGCGCCTATGGGCGCGATCTGGGCACCAACTTAGCGTCCCTGGTGCGAGCGATCTTGCGCCAGACTCGTCTGCCTCGCCTGCGGCTTTCCTCGCTGGAGCCATGGGACCTGGGTCCGGATTTCTTCGATCTATGGCGGGAAAGCGAAGGCCGCTTGTGCCCGCATCTACACCTGCCCTTGCAATCCGGGTGCGACGCTACCCTGCGCCGTATGGCCCGTCGCTACACCACCGCAAGCTACGCTCGTTTAGTGGAATGCGCCCGCGAGCGTATCCCCCATCTGACCATCACTACGGATATCATCGTGGGCTTTCCTGGCGAGACCGATGAAGAGTTTCAGCAGAGCCTGCGGTTCGTGGAATCCATGCGGTTTGCCCATCTTCACGTCTTCCCGTATTCACCCAGGCCTGGCACGGCGGCCGCACGCATGAAAGGACAGGTCCCTGAGGCGGTTAAACGTGAGCGCAGCGCAGTCATGCGCGATCTAGATGCCCGCAGTGGGCGCGAGGTGCGCCGTGCCCAGTTGGGACAGGTTCGGCCAGTGCTCTGGGAAGGGGATGGACAGCCCTTGTTAGGAACTGATCAGCGCGTGTGGACTGGCCTGACGGATAACTATCTGCGCGTGTTGACGATGATGCCAGCAGATGTGGGCCTGCACAACCGGATCACCCCGGTTCGGTTGGATCAGCTAGAGGGAGATGCCCTGTGGGGCAAGGTGATAGAGGTGACGAATTGA